Proteins found in one Mytilus edulis chromosome 2, xbMytEdul2.2, whole genome shotgun sequence genomic segment:
- the LOC139512146 gene encoding uncharacterized protein, with protein sequence MDGLNKIHKDLVSVASPLSSITGDLVGKLKERNKLIRIADNSTGGWVTVREYESNDIAENDEDEKKIRQAETRALKTIKEKKTRPQPYTARPTPAVGSIATATAPPPAYDFSRYQEPFRTCTARREPCPMDICHYCKQYGHWRRNCPLNFKSATASAPSYQPSKQQ encoded by the coding sequence ATGGATGGTCTTAACAAAATCCACAAGGATCTTGTATCTGTTGCCTCCCCCCTTTCTTCTATTACTGGTGATTTGGTGGGTAAACTTAAAGAAAGGAACAAACTCATCAGGATCGCTGATAACTCCACTGGGGGATGGGTTACGGTTAGAGAATATGAAAGTAACGATATCGCCGAAAATGATGAGGACGAGAAAAAGATTCGCCAGGCCGAGACTAGAGCCCTTAAAACTATTAAGGAGAAAAAGACCCGCCCTCAGCCGTATACAGCTAGACCTACTCCAGCAGTTGGAAGTATCGCTACTGCCACTGCTCCTCCTCCAGCTTACGATTTCAGTCGCTATCAAGAGCCATTTCGTACCTGCACTGCACGGCGTGAGCCGTGCCCCATGGACATCTGTCACTACTGCAAGCAGTATGGTCACTGGAGAAGAAACTGCCCACTCAACTTCAAGTCAGCCACAGCTTCTGCACCCAGTTACCAGCCATCCAAACAGCAATGA